A single Anopheles funestus chromosome 2RL, idAnoFuneDA-416_04, whole genome shotgun sequence DNA region contains:
- the LOC125761354 gene encoding protein PTCD3 homolog, mitochondrial: MLLCFLCRKGVSQSKADGLRFVEEFLQNIYCLVTEKMNNLWKSMYRLRVHSRNHALAYGKVLCASQSTTTHQPASSASTETGVPMEKIVIPTRIERGPTDILMALSATVGFDPTAPHYKYHDDPYLIPTSNSNKKTYALAQEAGRKAAHWIRQENAHLFQHKEADPPVQAYVPTMVYNEESKVETTDLQKLIENVEVKDAILVYNLLKKNGIEVGEELKQQLLELVCFYNHEDTLPEQFIEERWFRQGTVGRERQRKTWKDFELAEELFHGLETKRSEHYCAMIRGMSRFFQVEKAWALYQETIEKGIELDTNTFNCLLHIASFLKESYDKRWDLVCEVMTTMKQQRLRPNLGTLNGILQTVTTIGGYNHPRTYALKTLAEFKKLGIEPSLASWYYMLVIFCRERGPVSHVLHDIMNEIEGKEFTIQDPKDTFFFVTAMDVCRNHLHDKELAKRVNQLLHHGENYNLIGDSYKESIYYRHYFTLLATTEPLESFLETYHLLVPNVYTPEPSVMEDILRSVEMNTAIEHIPVLWSHMVQFDHTNRENLVNLLLHIMVTNEPSANEPKHADLVQRFANIGWDMWNRMEERAAAPRATSSTGMPGPMLGDVLLLCARAGDYEKATAVFAKLSKEQNSIVGDPKVDGLREFVNLCITNRTPSVAIQCLQYCSENGYPESVDIGRHIFNSFALDQTQVSKIRSLAGAEAVKPISPKQDAAGSE; encoded by the coding sequence atgttgttgtgttttctgtGCCGAAAAGGTGTTTCGCAAAGCAAAGCAGACGGGCTACGTTTTGTAGAAGAGTTTCTTCAAAATATCTATTGTTTAGTGActgaaaaaatgaataatttatggaAATCGATGTACCGGTTACGCGTGCACTCGCGCAACCACGCACTAGCGTACGGCAAAGTGTTATGCGCATCGCAAAGCACCACGACTCACCAACCGGCATCATCCGCCTCGACAGAAACCGGTGTACCGATGGAAAAAATAGTTATACCAACCAGAATCGAGCGTGGTCCAACCGATATACTGATGGCACTTTCGGCCACGGTAGGATTTGATCCAACTGCTCCGCACTACAAATATCATGACGATCCGTACCTAATACCGACTTCGAACTCGAACAAGAAAACGTACGCCCTGGCACAGGAAGCCGGCCGGAAAGCAGCACACTGGATACGGCAGGAAAACGCACACCTTTTCCAGCATAAAGAGGCCGATCCTCCGGTACAAGCGTACGTACCGACGATGGTGTACAACGAGGAAAGCAAGGTGGAAACGACCGATCTGCAAAAGCTAATAGAAAACGTCGAAGTAAAGGATGCGATACTGGTGTACAATTTGCTGAAGAAGAACGGCATAGAGGTTGGGGAGGAACTGAAGCAGCAACTGCTCGAGCTGGTCTGCTTTTACAACCATGAAGATACGCTGCCGGAACAGTTCATTGAGGAGCGCTGGTTCCGCCAAGGTACGGTTGGTCGCGAAAGGCAGCGCAAAACGTGGAAAGATTTTGAGCTGGCGGAGGAACTGTTTCATGGGCTGGAAACGAAGCGTTCCGAGCATTACTGTGCCATGATTCGTGGCATGTCCCGATTCTTTCAGGTGGAAAAAGCATGGGCGTTGTACCAGGAAACGATCGAGAAGGGAATCGAGCTGGATACGAACACATTTAACTGTCTGCTGCACATAGCATCGTTCCTGAAGGAAAGCTACGACAAGCGGTGGGATCTGGTGTGCGAAGTTATGACCACCATGAAGCAGCAACGATTGCGTCCGAATCTTGGTACGCTGAACGGTATTCTGCAGACGGTGACAACCATTGGCGGATACAATCATCCCCGTACGTATGCCCTGAAAACGTTGGCCGAGTTCAAAAAGCTTGGTATCGAACCCTCGCTTGCTAGCTGGTACTATATGCTGGTGATCTTCTGCCGCGAACGAGGCCCAGTGAGTCACGTGCTGCACGACATAATGAACGAAATCGAGGGCAAAGAGTTTACCATTCAGGATCCGAAGGATACGTTCTTCTTCGTGACGGCGATGGACGTGTGTCGGAATCATCTGCACGACAAGGAGCTTGCAAAGCGGGTGAATCAGTTGCTACATCATGGAGAAAACTACAACTTGATTGGAGATTCGTACAAGGAATCGATCTACTATCGGCACTATTTTACACTGCTCGCCACAACGGAACCATTGGAAAGCTTCCTGGAGACGTACCATCTGCTCGTGCCGAACGTTTACACTCCGGAACCTTCAGTTATGGAGGATATATTGCGATCGGTTGAGATGAACACAGCCATCGAACACATACCGGTGCTGTGGTCACACATGGTACAGTTCGATCATACGAACCGGGAAAATCTAGTCAATCTGTTGCTACACATTATGGTCACGAACGAACCGTCAGCAAACGAACCGAAGCATGCAGATTTGGTGCAACGGTTTGCTAACATCGGTTGGGACATGTGGAACCGTATGGAAGAACGTGCCGCTGCACCACGAGCCACTTCGTCGACCGGTATGCCAGGACCGATGTTGGGTGATGTACTGCTGCTGTGTGCCCGTGCCGGTGATTACGAAAAAGCAACGGCTGTGTTCGCGAAGCTTAGCAAGGAACAGAACTCGATCGTTGGTGACCCGAAGGTTGATGGATTGCGCGAATTCGTTAACCTTTGCATCACCAACCGAACGCCGTCGGTTGCGATACAGTGTCTGCAGTACTGCAGCGAGAACGGCTATCCGGAGAGTGTCGATATCGGACgacatattttcaactcgtttGCACTGGATCAGACACAGGTGTCCAAGATACGCAGTCTTGCCGGAGCGGAAGCAGTGAAACCGATCAGTCCAAAGCAGGATGCTGCTGGTAGCGAGTGA
- the LOC125761360 gene encoding leucine-rich repeat neuronal protein 1-like codes for MQHIRIWYVVQLLLNITVSVVVNTANVCQYMQCTEDDTKLTLQFNVTMWEAFSEQPNAAFNIGSWNWSTLDPLVQKNRTSEVVFNGFDFPHIDSLQGHQSVTALNLDNNQITTVEEEAFANFKNLVSLSLRRNMITIVRDYVDSPNMLQYLDLSYNWIEDIKGLRTFMLPHLTYLNLSHNRIASVQSELSKLKALDILDLSHNAIKKDGKPFILPKNLSQLLLSHNELTTWPFAYVPETLTVLSLSFNQIDFTQEATSVRSLDLSSNRLASFCSECFPAVEELDLSGNYFEAFPQFSNRTSTVRKISFNRMPNLRIIKRSDFTEIEEHLHELEVSFCPRLSTIESNAFIDLKELKRLDLSFNVLQQVPENMINWNRLEHGVDLQGNPINCNCSMQWLVDRVIPAMHARRELHKLFPKLRCAQPPMYKDYLIVHLTLHENLLCRKYREMDLPGMETVVQSMKEHRQMQVVRAQKIILVFLIIGIVALSCYLAYLKLTIPRHTVRPLYYQ; via the exons ATGCAACATATTCGGATTTGGTATGTTGTACAGCTGTTACTGAATATAACCGTATCGGTAGTTGTAAACACAGCCAACGTGTGTCAGTATATGCAGTGTACGGAGGATGATACCAAACTGACGCTACAGTTTAACGTAACTATGTGGGAAGCATTCAGTGAGCAGCCAAATGCCGCTTTCAATATTGGCAGCTGGAACTGGTCGACACTCGATCCCTTGGTGCAAAAGAATCGAACGTCTGAGGTTGTGTTTAATGGATTCGATTTTCCCCATATCGATAG CTTGCAGGGTCATCAAAGCGTGACAGCCCTAAATCTTGATAACAACCAAATCACCACCGTTGAGGAGGAAGCTTTTgccaattttaaaaatttggtaTCGCTTTCGTTACGCAGAAATATGATAACGATAGTACGCG ACTATGTGGATTCTCCCAATATGTTACAGTACCTTGATTTATCATACAACTGGATTGAAGATATCAAGGGCCTTAGAACGTTTATGTTGCCACATTTGacgtatttaaatttatcgcACAACCGTATCGCGTCCGTACAAAGTGAACTATCAAAGCTAAAGGCCCTAGACATCCTCGACCTATCCCATAACGCTATCAAAAAGGACggaaaaccattcatactgcCGAAAAATCTCAGCCAATTATTACTGTCACACAACGAGCTAACCACGTGGCCATTCGCATACGTGCCAGAAACATTAACGGTTCTATCGCTCAGCTTCAATCAAATCGACTTCACTCAAGAGGCAACAAGCGTCCGAAGTCTTGATCTGTCCAGCAACAGACTAGCGAGCTTTTGCAGCGAATGTTTCCCGGCGGTCGAAGAATTGGACCTGTCAGGCAATTACTTTGAAGCTTTTCCACAGTTTAGTAATCGAACGAGCACGGTGAGGAAAATTTCGTTTAACCGTATGCCAAACTTAAGAATCATCAAAAGGAGTGACTTTACCGAAATTGAAGAACATCTGCACGAGCTTGAAGTTTCCTTCTGTCCACGATTGTCCACTATCGAGTCCAACGCATTTATCGATCTGAAAGAATTGAAACGA CTTGATCTTAGCTTCAACGTACTGCAGCAAGTGCCCGAAAATATGATCAACTGGAACCGGCTGGAGCACGGTGTCGATCTGCAGGGTAATCCAATCAACTGTAACTGTTCGATGCAGTGGTTGGTGGATAGAGTGATTCCGGCGATGCATGCCCGGCGGGAGTTGCATAAACTTTTCCCAAAGTTGCGCTGTGCCCAACCACCAATGTACAAAGATTACCTTATCGTACATCTAACCCTGCACGAAAATTTGCTGTGCCGAAAGTATCGCGAGATGGATCTACCCGGCATGGAAACGGTTGTCCAATCGATGAAAGAACATCGCCAGATGCAGGTAGTGCGGGCGCAAAAAATTATACTAGTGTTCTTAATAATAGGTATTGTTGCGTTGAGTTGCTATTTAGCTTATCTGAAGTTGACCATTCCCCGACACACTGTAAGACCGCTATACTACCAATGA
- the LOC125761368 gene encoding uncharacterized protein LOC125761368, which translates to MSETQFVCDLCGQRYSTFEILMTHNRLKHYHTIKFGCGYCNETFRQEDDLYCHFVLTHRVDPYAKSRCNSAGSDESEVYGSPEDTLIRQAEETCGQMRLISESDDGSESIGSSTGEDSDEDSSDLELNYNELYMRRKRSAMTQEEISELTDVFKKSVQSTYTTKLRL; encoded by the exons ATGTCTGAAACGCAA TTCGTGTGTGATCTGTGCGGTCAGCGGTACTCCACCTTCGAGATCCTGATGACACACAACCGTCTGAAGCACTACCATACGATCAAGTTCGGTTGCGGCTACTGTAACGAGACGTTCCGCCAGGAGGATGATCTGTACTGTCACTTCGTCCTGACGCATCGTGTCGATCCGTACGCCAAGTCACGCTGCAATAGTGCCGGATCGGATGAATCCGAGGTGTACGGAAGCCCGGAGGACACACTTATCCGTCAGGCGGAGGAAACCTGTGGCCAGATGCGACTGATCAGCGAAAGTGACGATGGATCGGAATCGATCGGCAGCAGCACGGGGGAGGACTCCGATGAAGATAGCAGCGATCTGGAGCTAAACTACAACGAGCTGTACATGAGACGGAAACGGAGCGCCATGACGCAGGAAGAGATATCGGAGCTGACGGATGTGTTTAAGAAGTCGGTCCAGTCGACCTACACCACGAAGCTACGATTATAG